The following is a genomic window from Xenopus laevis strain J_2021 chromosome 2L, Xenopus_laevis_v10.1, whole genome shotgun sequence.
ttttcctctatttatcACTGTGCtatataactacagtatatacaaatactgtatgatGCCTATATCCATGCTTGCCCAAGCCTCTGTCCTCCTTACCCTAGAGTAGTCAATTCTTTGTCGTGAGGTATAAAGGGTAGTTGGAGTTACAGGCTGCATTGCCATGTCTTCTGAATCAAGGTCAGTGTCCACATCAGATTCCAGATCACTCACTTGTTTCTCAGACAAAGGTGGTGGATCCCCTGGGAGTGGGGATTGCAATGAATCACTATTCCGCTGTGAGAAGAAAAGATAATGTTATCAAGGAGCACTATtatcaaaataacatgtttttgcTTGTACCTAAAGAAAATGTATCAGAATAATACTGGatactggaaaaaagtgtttgatcTTTAAAAGTAATTACTTTGGgtatctgccatgttttataagaGTCAAAAATATGAAGAGCAAACTATACTATTTTATTGTCATCTGTAACCAAGCAATAATGGAATGTTGCATTCCTGGGGCAATGATAAAGGATACTCAGTGATTAATCTCACCGTAATAACCAGGTAGCGAGGGGGATCCCTAGCCATGCGGGTGAATTCGTTTCCAAGTTCTTTGAATGTAGGGCGAATATTTTCATCAATCATCCAGCCTAAAAAATGGAGAATGTAACAGCATTAATGCCTATTTAATTAACCAATTATTATTCccttgtatttagaatgttttacaaTGTTATTCTGTTTATACAATACCCTTTTTAATGTGTAATTACATTGCCCTAATATCCTGTGTGATCTTTTGACTTATATTGCTGAATTATATACCATTTTATTAGCCATCATTTCACTAGTACCTGGATATGTGGTCTCCAGCGCTCCCCACAAAACCCTCAGAGAGGTAACATTAATGATCTTGTACTGCTAATGTCTAAGAGAGCCAGAGTTAGCAATGGATACTTCTACTTACATTTTACCATTACCATGTAGACATCAATGGTGCATATTTGTGGTTGGGATAGCCGCTCCCCTTTTTCTAGGAGGTCAGGAACTTCTGACAAACGAATCCCTGTGTATGGCTCTGCGCCGAATGTCATCATTTCCCATATAGTAACACCTTTTTTGAGGATCCAAAATGAAAGGCATTGCTATTGTTAAAAGTAATGGCAGGGCAGGTAATTGTATATAGTTCATGACAGTGTGAAGTACAATAATGTCTTAGGTATCTGTTCCACGTACCATAGCTCCATACGTCACTCTGATGAGTGTACTTCCCAAAGTGGATGCTTTCCAGAGCCATCCATTTTACAGGAGTCTACATACCAAACAAAAGggaaaaatacaatattaaattCAAATGGTGGTAGATTTTAGAGTGAAGTGAATACTCTGATTACAAAGCAAGTATGTTGAAGCACAGTAAACAGATACAAGGATATTTACACAAACCAAAGCTTCAAGTAAATGCCAATGGCATCCAAAGGCATCATGATGTAACGCAAGGGTCCCGACCTTTATTTCTtctgagctacattcaaatataaaaaagttggggagcaacacaaccatgataaaagttcctgggggtgccaaataagtgcaggGATTGGCTATTTAGTACCCTCTGTATAGATTGTTAGCCTATAAgtggctctggttggcagtacacctgatttttattcaTCAAaacttgccacaaatccaggaaTCTAAAATTAATCACCTAATTGAGGTCACTGGGAGacacatccaaagggttggtgagcaatatgttccttgtgagccactggttggggattactgctaaACAGTATAATTCAGGATGCACCGAGAACAATTGTGTTTGTTGAAAGGTAGTTGATAAAAAACAGCATTAATGGGCACCTGCTGCATGGTGGGATGCTAACCCTTGCATTTGCAGAATAATATAAATGTAGACATGAAAACAGAAATGAGTATTGAATATATGTGATAAAGGAAGAAAGTGATTGTCCccagaatatatttttaagataCTGAAACAGTGGAAGGCTGAATGGTTTAATGTGTAACACCGCAAGTGCTAAATGTGAAGCCCTTTAAGTGATTTTAATTTCCACAGAAGTTTTGCATAAATACTATAATACTGTAAATCAGGGAACATGAGTTATGCTTAATAACTAACCCACTTGATGGAAAACTGTTCACAGCATCAGGTTAACAGATTATGCACTCCCTTGTAATCCAACATATTCTTGGATCATAAAGTTAGAGATTAATCAAATATTGTGCTAATAACTATTTTTGTGTTAGGAGGAATAAGGGTACCTTGATCTCATTGTAGCAAAACTTCTTGTCATCTGGGTACAGCAAGTCTGCTACACCGTAGTCTGATACCTGCACCTGATTGACACTTTTCATGAGGATATTCCGAGCTGAGAGGTTCCTGTGAACCATTCGATGTTCCTCCAAGTAACACATACCCTATAGGAAAGAGGAAGGAAACAATAACAGCAATCATTGGAAGACACCGGATAAGAGGGATAAATCAGTATAATGAATTATATAGGATACTGcattaaacaaatacagaaagGAATTTGTGTTGTTGTGATACAACATCctctacagcagtgctgtccagctATGTAGTAccgagggccaataatggaaggcagtgttggccactcctgtttttaaaccacacccatgttaccacaagaacttaagatcatatccacattaatggtggtagcacaccaaaaacccaATGACTGATGATtattgcagggatatcactcatcactcatatgtgaaaaagtcatattaaaacatacccttaaatccatatgcctcatcctcccctgtggataacacagtatcCCCCCCAGCACGATTAAACACCTTAgtggcccctaacaacaatttccaaatgctaacaaaccccccagaacaaaccctaccaggctcacgtcccacaAGTAGCGTAGGAcatacagagtatggcacacacagggagcatagggcaggcagagtatggcacacacagggagcatgtggAAGgtagaatagagcaggagacagggcaaccgatcaggaccactctaagatcagaacagttcatactgtgctacatacagtgacacaatactGGTGCCCCTTCAGTAGTTTGTAAGAGGTGTGAAGAAGTGAACAATGtggcactttcagtctgagatgtgaacagtgcagggctttaggggtgtgtaCAACAGAGTGTAAACAACACAGGATGTGGCTCGTGGGTTGccagttggacaacactgctcTACAGCAATGACCTCTGGTGTGTCttttcatattcatattgtaTTATAACCTGTCAGTGTATCAAAGAATAGAAAATAGATAgtaccgttgccctgcactggtaaaactggtgtgtttgcttcagaaagactactatagtttatataaacaagccatgcgggcagccattcaagcttggaaaaaaggagaaaagacacaggttgaacagttgataacagataagctctacagAGTACAAAGGTATTTTATTAAGCTTATCTAGTATCTGCTATATGACCTGTGCCTTTTCATCATTGaattacacagcagcatatttatataaacgataatattgtttctgaagcatacacacccgttttaccagtgcagggcaacagtcctatactgtatattttgataatatgatacactttattttttttgatgttactgttcctttaagtagagcAGGTAAAGTACTTGTTTTCTAACACTACTGCCAGTATAATAGATTGACGTTCATTCTGAATATTTACCTTTGCAATTTGCACACACCAGTTAAGAAGGAGCTGAGGGCCAATGGTGCCAGAGTCCTTGTTTTTGCGCACATGTTGAAGCAATGATCCCATAGACAGGTATTCCGTGACCAACTGGAGCTGTGAGCCTGGGCAAATCCCCAACAAACGCACAATGTAGGTATGGTCCAGACTTCCAATGGCTAGCATGTGCTGTGGAGAGAGGATAGCCTCAGAACCACCCAGTAAAAGTGATAACATACATTACCATGACAATAGAAATAGCATAGTAGTGCTACAAACATATTCATAAGCTTGTTAAACTGCACTTCTGTGCCTGGAGTATCATCTACCCAGATCAgtcatgcagaaaaaaaatcagtgtaataTAAcagtaaaagatacaaaaaaCTTTAACGCTCACTTAAAAGGTAGTATCTCCTAAAAAATCACCCCACACAAACCACCCAAGTACGCCCCTACAAATCTGCAAGTTGATAAAAAGCAAAGTATTGCAGCTGGGTTAAATGTGTTCCATATTTCGTCACTGAATTGTTCCTTGCAAATGATCTCCAAAACTGAGCATTTGAGGTTAAAGTGAATggattcaactgcacatgctctgtgtctGCAATCATTTGCATGTGTTACGGGATGGCAATTTTTAACCCTGAGTTTTATCGGTATTTAAGGAAAACAGGGCAAATTCAGGAGGGCAAACTGGTGCGGTTCAGGTGGGGCGGTTAGAGGTCAGTCAGGAGATATTACCATTTATAAGAtgctttgttctcctttaagttaatttctattatgttatataatggccatagctaagcaacttttcaattggtcttcattattttttaatcgtttttgagttacttgctgtctttttctctttccagctttcaaactggggtcacttaccccatctaaaaacaaatgctctataaagcaacaaatttattgttactttttattactcatgtttctattcaggccctctcctattcatattctagcctcttattcaaatcaatgcatggttgcgagggtgcaaatgcaaactggagagctgctgaataaaaaacaaaataacccaaaaaccacaaataataaaaaattaagactaattgcAAAATGCCTCAGAATacctctctctacatcatactaaaagtttattcaaaggtgaacaacccttttaaatccCTTCGCTTACAATTACTACtagtttaaaatgttatattccaTTGAGACGCAACTCACATCAGTAACTGCATGGAAGGTCTGACGACCGGTTCGGTCCATTATAACTTTAATACAGACGGGTATTTTGACTGAGTCGCCATCTGGTATCCAGACACCCTGCAAGAGGAAATCAAGATGAAAGTTGTAATACAAATAATAACGCAATGAAAAGTAAGCTTTGTATGAGGTGCTGGTCATGTTTTGCACCCTTTTGCTTCAAACAGACTTACGGAATAATTAGCCAGAAGATGTGGTTCTTCTGGCTAATTATTCCATAAGTCTGTTTGAAAAACCCCACCTATAAATAAAGCCTCTAGCCCTGCACTTAACTGTAGGTAAGGAAAACGGACTAAGTTACCCAATGGTTTCCTCTTGTATTAGGAAAAATTAGGCTTTGCCAATGCCACAAACCATATTTCTGCTAAGTTCTGTATGATCTTGGCCCATATTTTCTTAAAGCACAGGCTCTAGTCAAATACATATTCTCTTGTTTAAATATGTAACATGATAATGTAAAGCACCCCAAGGTGAGGAGCACCTCATATGAACTAATCTATATTGCCAAAATTACAATTATCTTAATTGGTATAGTATCTGTCTCCTACATGCAGTGATATTTACTTACCTTGTGCACTGTGCCAAATACGCCGGAGCCCAAGATCTTCAGTTTCTTCAGTTCTGTATCTTTGAAGAGTCGTGCCTGCACCGTGTTGGCCTTTTCTGAAGGATCCAGCATATCCAAACACTGTGGAAagagtttgttttcatttttattttgcttcactaTAGGCACCGCATATCTTTTCCTCATTAGTATGTCTTTTTCAACTGACTGTGTCCAATGTCAAGACAAAATCGTaatcttgttttaaaaaaaatgttgagcttCAGAGCAGAGTCTGCAGAGTTAAACTGCAGTTAAAATAACATCAAATTCACAAAATCCATAATCCAGTTCAGGAATGCAGCAGATTTGTACAATCTGAAGTTAACCTGTCATTGCAGAACACCACTTAGAtctaaactacacaggagatttttttAGCATGGTGTCAGATAAACAGACTGCATTCTGAAAGCCAGATGTACTTGCATGGGTTAAAAAATAATGGGAAGAAGGAAAACAACATGGAAGCTTTGCAATCCAACACAACACGCCTGTCAGAACGCTGCATGCTGCTTCTTCATCCAATTAGATAAAATTTGATGGTGTTTGAGTGACTTTTTCTTCTCATTCAtactgtcagatgaagatgcaTAAACAAAACACAACATCCGACTTTATCGGGTCACACTTATGTTACAGCTGCAGGAATCAGATTTTGGAAGATCCTACAAATACTCCTGCCCCATGGCGTATTAGGGATCTGTTCACTTGATTAATTAATGTGTGTTAAATTTTAGCTTTGCCAGAAGATTTTCAGCGTAACCATGTTTCTATACTTCATGGCATGATATTACCCcatctaaattttaaatttttggtgCATTTACCTGACAGGCTTCTCTGTGAATTTGATATAGGGTGTTGGCTTTAGGAAAATGAACTTTGTTGAAAAGGGCCACATTTGCCTATATGGCTCATCCTTTTATTTGTGATTCCTATGTGTCCCACTCACCTCACCCCTCTCCAGGTATCTCCTCATTGCTCGCTTCTTGCGGATTTTCTGTCCTCTAAAGTAAAGTGTACCAAGCAGGGCACAGCAGCACAGGACAAAGACGGTGGACACTACTGCCGCTACCACCACCgtgggagtgttactgtgggcatgaaaaaaaatcacatttgtgaGATGGATAGATGGAGGCTTCAAGCAAAGTGTGCTGCTATTGATTGCTGCAGCATGGTAGAACATCTGACCTGttgcaaaaataatttattgtaacACCACTGGGGGGCAGTGTTTCACTGAAGTTAACAACCTGAGCATAAATTGTGGCCTTTGCACAATTGGCTGCTTTTGCAGAGATAGCATTCAGACTAAAGAAAAAATCTCTGCTCTTTTTCTAAACGTTATCCTTTTCAGACTGGCGCTCCTCTGACTTCTATAGctcaaatatttgtaaaatgtagTCTTCAGTCTAAAAGCAATGCATGCAAACAAGACACGGGTGCCAGGTATTTTTTGAGCTTCAGATTTTTCAGCTATAAACGTGTAACATGGGTTCTAAAGAATATCATTGAGTTATGTGACTGGACAGCAGAGATATGCAGCAAAATGCTTCAATTCAACAATGTCGGGCCTAATGTACAATGCACAATGATCTCTCATTTCAAAGACATACATGGCTACAGTTGGAGCCAACTGGAAACAAGCTCACATGGGGTCTAGCAGTGATACCACTCTTACTAGCCGCACGTGCTCTTTCCATTTGGCTGCCATCAAAGTGAGTACATAGCACGGACCACTTTGAATTCAAGAGGATTGCAGATGAGGTAAGGTTAACAGATCACTTATTCAGTGACTCCTCTAATACATGCATGCTGCAGGGCTGCATTAATTGCCCTTAAATTCaattgcaatcagtgcagccctttGAGATGGATTTTCTAGACCTGttcctgaattttcaagtgatctggtaaccatGAGAATGGGCCACCGGAAGTTATGCAGTCAAGGCCAAATGATTCCACCAGGTTTTAAGTGCTGCATaaatgcaggggtgtaactatagatgcCCCACTTACAACCTACATTGGCACCCCATAGGAGGTTATAGGATCTGTGCCCTGCAACAGGCTACACCTCTGGCATGAAGGTACAGGGACCTTCATGCCAATATGGACACCTGTGGCTGTGGGGGGGGGAACACTACACACAGGTTTTCCTGTGAAACACTTTCTAGACACTTGTGAAACTGGGGGTAATGTAAACTTCAATACTAGTAAGGGACCCATAGCAAAGAATGCAGGCCATATTTACTGGTCAGCAGTAGTTACCCAGGCGATCGAAAAGCAGACTGATTTATCTTTATTGACTGttaaatttgttttattcttAGGCATATCATTCTAGCCTGGCCATGTCTGTCAGACAACTGTCTGAGAGTAGGGCCACTAAAAGAAATGAATAAACAAAACTATAGGAAAATAATCCTATCAAAATCATTATGAAATGCAAACCTTGTGGCGAGCTTCCCGTTTAAGGGAAATTCCAGAGTGAATTCTGTTAATAAACTATAGTAAAACATAGAATAACGAAGAAGTATAACAGCTTGGCACCAGTGCAATAGATATTACAGGGTAGCGTAAACTGAGTTTACATAATTGAAGGAAGTAGCTAAAGAAAGGAACAGGCAAAAGGGGAACCTACATGCACCAGGAGAGCTTCATCCCTGCAGAACCAATTAGAAGGAGAGGTTCGGAGAGGATGTATGTATTTAGCAGCTATGAGAGCAGATTACTGCAGCACTGCATCATGTTGATAAATAACATTCATATTTAACATAGATATGCAAAAACATATTTCCtaaaaacatgttgtacaagTTCAGACATCTCATGTTCTATGAAAATACTGttaagtgtttttttatatttatacctgAAGTTTTATAATAAGAGTGGTACTTAGTCAACTAATAGGGAATTAGCTTATCGGCGAACTGCAAGTCCATATAAAGGTTTATAGACTGATTATACCCATGCATACAATGTTTTGTCCACACATTGCTATATTTACCTTGAAATCAAACGGTCAGTAATTCCAGTGCAATGTTTAAGTTCAGGTCCTgtgcaactgtaaaaaaaaaaagggttatcAAGGCCTGCAATGATATATATAGTAGAAACCTTTGTGGCTTCATCTcttttaaaaaaggagaaaacaagTGGAATTTTCAGACGACTGAAGTAGGAGGGCAATGCGTTTCAGAAAATAATCTAAATATAATGCTGGAATATGGTACACTCCCAAAAATTGAGCCTGGGAGACTGGTAAATACAACAGAAACACCATCTCTTTAACAGACTTTTTGTGCAgaggcaaaacatggaaattaccCATGAGTGCAGTTTTCATGGCATGGCTGACAGTTCTTGTTGGCATCGGGGTACTTGAAGATTGGTCTGTCTTTTCCTAAAATCCCATTAGGACATTGGTTCACACAGTGTAGACCATCCCTATAGTTAACACATTGCACACAAGCATCAGGACCCTGTAGAGGAAAgagaatataatataaacaagatCGAAGTGAATAAATgtgttagaaataaaaataattataaaataaaatattattttaataatcgtGAGCAAGACTTACAGATCCATTGCAAGACAGCCTTCCCTCCATTTTCTGACACTCTTCATGGCACTTAAGGCATTCACCTGCCTTGGCATATTCTCGTTCATCTCTGAAGAAATGAAAAACAAGAGAAAACAATTTGAAGCACAtgcttcttataaaaaaaaatacatatagagtAGAAATGAAACATTTCCCTCTTTTACTGCTCACCACCACATCACCAGGCTGAATGTTGGAGCATTCAATCTTGTGGTATTGTTGTAAAATTGTATGGATGGCTCTGCAGCATAACTTTATGTTCTCTGTACATATCTTGGTTGATCATCATGTTATGATGATCAGAGTATTAAAAAAACCAACTGCGTTTTGGAGGATAACAGAAAATGTCATTCcgatatatatattcatggaaaaatgtaatcaaaaaaaaatgttacagatatttaattgcaactgaaagcagtatttttttgcctttctgttcAGAGGAGGAGTTCAGAGGATATAACAAAAAAACTGCTTTCAACAGTAAGACATTAGACATCACTGATCCTTACTGATCTAAGTACAAAAAGCACAATTATTCTATGTTTCTGCATTCACAGCAACATGTGTCTTTACATGTCTGTATGAACTAGATGTACTGTATAAACTAGAAATGACGTGATACTAAATGAGAACAAAAATAAGAAGTGTTATGAGAAGTAAATGTCTGCTAAGTACTCTGGCACTGTACTCACCCGTTAGTGAAGTTACAGGATTGAAGACACACTCCATCTCTGCTGTAATTTCTGCACGATAAACAATGGTCCGGTCCAGAACCCCAGCATCCATTGTTAGAGCAGAGAGGGTCACATACCTTTCCTTCCTCCTCTGAATACGATAAATACAGATAGAAATTTTAGACAGGTGGAAGGACACATATGAAAAATACCTACAAACATGAATATTCTTACACTGGTTCTTTCACCCATTCCCACATAAGCAGCTTTTGTTATTCAAAAAGTAGTGACCTACTGGCATTTATGTCACAGCTCATCCTCACTAGAGGCTCAGAAGTTGCCTTACATAGTTACTCTAAGCCAGGATATTCTAGTGTGTAGAAAGGATATTTGTTAAAAGTGATTGCTTTTGCATTACCCATTGGATATAGCAATCACTGATCCAATCatctgcaaatatttatattatcacCGTGCACAAATCTGCAGCTGCAatttatttgcagcaaatttttgtttgttttgtgcatAATTCTAATCCAAGTGCCATTGTAGAAATGTTAACAGAATGATATCAAAGCTGTACTATCAACAGTATTTGTTGCAATTATGGCATAAATTATtgccaaatatatttaaatattaaatatttcttataGAAGAGTTGCCAGCAGAACCTAAATGCGCAGCTTGTGATGCTTCTCAAACATCTAAcaagttttacattcaaatacCAAAACCCCACAAGTCCCTTCTTTCTTCCATTATGCTGCTGAAGCTGAACTTCAGGAGGTCAACAATAAATAGGCATCTGCTTGCTATGAAGCAGCACCCCTTTACCCCTCTGAACAATGGAGCACAAGCAGACTATAAGGGGAAACTACCTTAGTGAAACACAGTGTTCAGATCAAGACAATATATCATATATCAATACAGCTGCAAAACCGTtctatactgctgtactgccacggttattttttttaccatgattgAGAGTGTGTTGGTGGTACTAtagaatgaaaatgtattttcaccCTAATCACTGGAGCTACTGCTGTTTGACACAGACTAATGTGGTTTGATTTATGCCTAACTGAAATCTGTATTTTAACTAGAATGGGATCAGATTCAACTCAAATCCAACCGAGAAACAGTCAAACCAATATTGCAGAAGGCTGCAACTTTTCTCTAACTGTGCCAGTCCAAGGACATGATTAAGTGTAACTGAAATCTGATTCAGCCAGATCCAAATTAGAGCTAAAATACAGATCATGTCTACGGAGCCTCATATGAGGTCAGAGATTTTCCAGTATAATCCAAGTCTAAGAAAGGACTAGCATCATTGTaagtatttttagattcagataTTGTTACTGCTCTGTCTATAGAGACAAGAGtgcaattacagaaagaaaataacaGAAAGAGACATTAAACTGTTATATACCACACTTGTTCTTCTTCTTGTTTCCCTTGATTTCAGTGGTCTGGCGAGTTGTTGGGAACAAAGATCTCCAGTTCACAGTGTCACAATAGCAGAGATTTTGATTCTCAGCAATATATACTTTGCCTGCGCTGATTTCCCGAAGTGAACGGAATCCCAATGAGGTCACGTTGCTGTTTTTCATCACAAGCAGTGAGTAGCCCCGGCTGAACAAACAGGTATGTCAATGTAAGGTATGGTGTTTTTTATACACTTTTATTTGAAAGACATAACCTACCCATGTGCCCCAGTGGCTGGTAATCAAATTTACGTACAGAATGCAAGCATATGCTGTAAGCTCTCGATTCTAGCAGTCTTTTAGCTTTAATCCTGGTTTTACAAATCTGCTGTTATGTGCAAAGATATGTATATGTTTGCTGTACATGTTTGCTGTTCTATTACATTACCCGTGCGTGCTAGCTGTGCTGTGAATATTAAGACATATATAGACATAATAATAAAACCACTTACGTATGCAGAGTCCGGCCACCAATTGTACTGAGGCTGGAGAACACACCAAAGTCTGGCAGGCTCTTTGGCCAAGACTGGATGTTCAGATACCCTGGTGTGAAGGAAACAGGAAGGACACGTGATAAGGTCAGTGTGTAACTTCTATACCTGCAAAATATCTCTATTTCCCTGTCACACAAGACTGGAAGCAATTCCTTCTCTATATAAAGTCAGAACACTTACCTGTAATTTCTTTCACTGTCTTGAAGACAGTTAGTTTTTTGGGGTCTAGAGCTGTGATGTTTCTCCACAGATCTctagaataaaaaagtacagatTATTTGAGATTTTCCCTGGCTATAATCAACACAGCGTCAAactaagtatatttatatataatgctaATTTGGCCACCTCCTGGCTACTCCGGCGGAGCACAGGTTACGTGGTACTCTTGCTAGTTGCTAACTCTCTAAACTCATGAGTAGAATTTAAAATTGCTCTACAAATTACCCTGAAGCAGGTTTATAGAGAGTAGCAAACTTGGAAAGCACAGGTCTGCAGAAAAATCTTAGTGAAACGACATCAGACATGTCATACATACAGTTGTGCCACAAAAGTTATAATTAATGTACTCTTtagggcaggtttatcaaagtgtGGGAGCTCGCCACAGAAAAGATttgtagaagtgtatttatcaaatggtgaactttttcCATTGATAAATTCCCttctaaaatacttttatttctgTCTTGTAGAAAACAGATGGCAAAGGACAAATGCACTGGTCCCTTTTTGTACCTATTTGCCCCAGTGACTGCAACCcttctggaatatatatatatatatatatatatatatatatatatatatatatatatatatatatatatatatatatatatatatatatatatatatatatatatatgtgtgtgtgtgtgtgtatatatatatatatatttttttttttttttttttttttttttaatatatactttaATGAACTGGGGTCAGGAACATTTACTAAGTACAACACATAAACAAAATAAGAAACATCCCGCCCACACAGCTTGTCAAATACATGCCAAGTATCCCCAATGCTGAAAAACATTGGCCTCTATAAATATAGTATAAGTATTAAGAACATCAGGTTCTTAATACTTATAAGAACCAGCTGTCTGGCTGCTTACACTAACCCTCCAAAAGAAATGATTCTGAATAttagtttatttaatacttaccCATCAATTCCAATAGTGAGGAAGTCCAGGTTGCCCAGGATTTTAGTGCAGTTAACAAACTTATCAATGTTACTGGAATCCACCGTCTGGTATGCACCTCCATACAGGGTCCCCTCACAGGCTGgattgaaagaaaacaaaaacagattAACAGAAAGGTACTAATTCAGTTCAGGTGATCCCACACACGCTGATATTCCAGATTACCTTTAGGGCATAGCCCAGAACATAGTTCACACATCTTAACTCCATTTTTTTCAACTTCCATTTTGTTACTGGGGCACGCAC
Proteins encoded in this region:
- the erbb3.L gene encoding receptor tyrosine-protein kinase erbB-3, producing the protein MGKSLGGWTVLLLLLLLLLVVEPVTSQSVCSGTMNGLSVSGDSDYQLSTLKNMYSNCNIVMGNLEIVLIDNNGDLSFLKSIREVTGYVLIAVNIFTYVPLENLRVIRGAHLYDKKYALYMSLNNQINGSLGIQKLGFHKLTEILAGGVHITKNDHLCFIDTIDWKDIVQDSNATIEIKDNAIDCKPCDQVCDGKCWGPEMTNCQTFTKTICAEQCNGRCFGKNPTECCHDECAGGCTDSSNLNCFVCRHFNDSGACVPHCPQPLIYNKLTFQLEPNPDAKYQYGGSCVKSCPRNFVVDQSSCVRACPSNKMEVEKNGVKMCELCSGLCPKACEGTLYGGAYQTVDSSNIDKFVNCTKILGNLDFLTIGIDGDLWRNITALDPKKLTVFKTVKEITGYLNIQSWPKSLPDFGVFSSLSTIGGRTLHTRGYSLLVMKNSNVTSLGFRSLREISAGKVYIAENQNLCYCDTVNWRSLFPTTRQTTEIKGNKKKNKCEEEGKVCDPLCSNNGCWGSGPDHCLSCRNYSRDGVCLQSCNFTNGDEREYAKAGECLKCHEECQKMEGRLSCNGSGPDACVQCVNYRDGLHCVNQCPNGILGKDRPIFKYPDANKNCQPCHENCTHGCTGPELKHCTGITDRLISSNTPTVVVAAVVSTVFVLCCCALLGTLYFRGQKIRKKRAMRRYLERGECLDMLDPSEKANTVQARLFKDTELKKLKILGSGVFGTVHKGVWIPDGDSVKIPVCIKVIMDRTGRQTFHAVTDHMLAIGSLDHTYIVRLLGICPGSQLQLVTEYLSMGSLLQHVRKNKDSGTIGPQLLLNWCVQIAKGMCYLEEHRMVHRNLSARNILMKSVNQVQVSDYGVADLLYPDDKKFCYNEIKTPVKWMALESIHFGKYTHQSDVWSYGVTIWEMMTFGAEPYTGIRLSEVPDLLEKGERLSQPQICTIDVYMVMVKCWMIDENIRPTFKELGNEFTRMARDPPRYLVITRNSDSLQSPLPGDPPPLSEKQVSDLESDVDTDLDSEDMAMQPVTPTTLYTSRQRIDYSRSQSGLSSIAGYLPMNQSLCSISRKGTMTCAEPIPRQATRRREDSLGRTVSESSEGCCTSSELDTIEDNSYGGGSLSRSARSRLDSAYRSQRESLLDGTPDDDSEYIMPGLSQSEISQDGTLTSQGSRSLTPRLANATDEEDEEYEYMNKKKPSSKEKLEYEYMDIRGTGDTSNECLAFSPADSDKDGDYEYGNKEEYEYMNEKGKCTSRESLEDGDLEDYTYMNRSGKVKDETITEDKQGYEDMNLVANLSQQLDMPTVIPQTCHREALQKGYHQPLRALEAKDCAFDNPDYWHSRLFSKTDLQMT